In one Terriglobales bacterium genomic region, the following are encoded:
- the yajC gene encoding preprotein translocase subunit YajC, whose amino-acid sequence MIELHPISCLLAQSSGSAIFGVVPLIAIFAIFYVMLILPQQKRQKKWQQMLSALKNGDRVVTSGGIRGTIISVRDDAVQLRVPPDNLRIEVARSAVTALANPEEAK is encoded by the coding sequence TTGATCGAGTTACACCCAATTAGCTGTCTGCTTGCCCAATCGTCCGGCTCCGCCATTTTCGGAGTCGTCCCGCTCATCGCGATTTTCGCGATCTTCTACGTGATGTTGATCCTGCCGCAGCAGAAGCGGCAAAAGAAATGGCAGCAGATGCTGTCGGCATTGAAGAATGGCGACAGGGTGGTCACCAGCGGCGGCATTCGCGGGACCATCATCTCCGTGAGAGACGACGCTGTGCAGTTGCGTGTCCCCCCAGATAATTTGCGAATCGAAGTCGCCCGTTCGGCGGTGACCGCTCTCGCTAATCCAGAAGAAGCCAAGTAA
- the tgt gene encoding tRNA guanosine(34) transglycosylase Tgt encodes MSLSFSISATDGSGRLGTIRTPHGEVETPVFMPVGTLASVKGVPQHLLEELGVQVLLGNTYHLYLRPGHDAIREMGGLHRFMSWERSILTDSGGFQVFSLNELRKVSERGVEFRSHLDGSSHFFTPERSMEIQIALGADIVMAFDECTEHPAERERARESMEMTARWARRSKEYFDQHKDEVPWEEDREGRQSLFGIVQGAMYSDLRHESAERLLELDFPGYAIGGLSVGEPRELTREIIANTLPLLPKDKPRYVMGVGYPEEIVEYSAMGVDMMDCVLPTRAARHGLLFTSEGRMNIKNARYARDQQPADPRCACMVCSRYTRAYLRHLFVSGEPLAAVLNTIHNLSHYLDTMRSVRHAIKLGELRAKLSEATRVSEQTS; translated from the coding sequence ATGTCTCTCTCTTTCTCCATCTCCGCGACTGATGGTTCCGGCCGCCTGGGCACGATCAGAACGCCGCACGGCGAAGTCGAGACTCCTGTTTTCATGCCGGTAGGGACGCTCGCTTCGGTTAAGGGCGTTCCGCAGCACCTTCTCGAAGAGCTCGGCGTCCAGGTTCTTTTGGGAAACACTTACCACCTCTACCTTCGGCCCGGGCATGATGCCATTCGCGAGATGGGCGGACTGCATCGCTTCATGTCGTGGGAACGCAGTATTCTCACCGACTCTGGGGGCTTCCAAGTCTTCAGCCTGAACGAGCTGCGCAAGGTTTCGGAACGTGGAGTCGAGTTTCGCTCGCACCTCGATGGCTCCAGCCACTTCTTCACGCCGGAGCGCTCGATGGAGATCCAGATCGCGCTCGGCGCGGACATCGTGATGGCGTTCGACGAGTGCACCGAGCATCCGGCGGAACGCGAGCGAGCACGCGAGTCGATGGAGATGACCGCACGCTGGGCGCGGCGGAGCAAAGAGTACTTTGATCAGCACAAAGATGAGGTGCCGTGGGAAGAGGATCGTGAGGGTAGGCAATCTTTATTCGGCATCGTGCAGGGCGCTATGTACTCGGACCTGCGGCACGAGTCTGCTGAGCGTCTGCTGGAGCTGGATTTTCCTGGATACGCAATTGGCGGGCTCAGCGTTGGCGAGCCGCGGGAGTTGACGCGCGAGATCATCGCCAATACTTTGCCGCTGCTTCCTAAAGATAAGCCGCGATATGTGATGGGGGTTGGGTACCCCGAGGAGATTGTCGAATACTCGGCAATGGGCGTGGACATGATGGATTGTGTGTTGCCCACGCGTGCAGCGCGGCATGGACTGCTATTTACCTCGGAGGGCCGAATGAACATCAAGAACGCTCGCTATGCGCGCGATCAGCAGCCTGCCGATCCTAGGTGTGCTTGCATGGTGTGTTCGCGTTACACGCGTGCGTATCTGCGTCATCTTTTTGTGTCCGGAGAGCCGCTTGCCGCGGTGCTCAACACCATCCACAACTTGTCCCATTACCTTGACACGATGCGCAGCGTCCGTCATGCTATTAAGCTTGGAGAGTTGCGAGCGAAGCTCTCTGAGGCCACGCGGGTTTCAGAGCAGACGAGCTGA